Proteins from a genomic interval of Capsicum annuum cultivar UCD-10X-F1 chromosome 4, UCD10Xv1.1, whole genome shotgun sequence:
- the LOC107868885 gene encoding 30S ribosomal protein S11, chloroplastic-like has protein sequence MAKAITKISLHRNGRIGSHKGASRIPKGVIHAQASFNNTIVTVTDVWGRVVSWSSVGTSRFKGMRKGTPFAAQTAATNAIRTIVDQDNGCRPPKKRHV, from the exons ATGGCAAAAGCTATAACAAAAATTAGTTTACATAGGAATGGACGTATTGGTTCACATAAGGGTGCAAGTAGAATACCAAAGGGAGTTATTCATGCTCAAGCAAGTTTCAATAATACTATTGTCACTGTTACAGATGTATGGGGTCGAGTAGTTTCTTGGTCCTCTGTTGGTACTTCAAGATTCAAAGGTATGAGAAAAGGAACGCCGTTTGCTGCTCAAACCGCAGCAACAAACGCTATTCGTACCATAGTGGATCAag ATAATGGCTGTAGACCTCCGAAAAAAAGACATGTGTAG
- the LOC124897864 gene encoding ATP-dependent Clp protease proteolytic subunit-like, producing the protein MPIGVLKVPFRGPKEENPLWVDIYNKIYKERLLFLGQGITREISNQIIGLMVYLSIEDETKELYLFINSSEGWVIPGVAIYDTMQFVRPDVNTVCMVLAASMGSFILVGGEITKRLAFPHTWIRIMMRQPASGFYMAQVTEYVVEAKELLKLRETVTGVYVQRTGKPFWVLSGDMERYVFMSAT; encoded by the exons ATGCCTATTGGTGTTTTGAAAGTTCCCTTCCGAGGTCCTAAAGAGGAAAATCCACTTTGGGTTGACATATA CaacaaaatttataaagaaaGATTACTTTTTTTAGGCCAAGGTATTACTAGAGAGATTTCGAATCAAATTATTGGTCTTATGGTATATCTCAGTATCGAGGATGAGACCAAAGAGCTATATTTGTTTATAAACTCTTCTGAGGGCTGGGTAATACCTGGGGTGGCTATTTATGATACTATGCAATTTGTGCGACCAGATGTCAATACAGTATGCATGGTATTAGCCGCTTCAATGGGATCTTTTATCCTGGTCGGAGGAGAAATTACCAAACGTCTAGCATTCCCTCACACTTGG atcagGATAATGATGCGTCAACCTGCTAGTGGTTTTTATATGGCACAAGTAACCGAATATGTCGTGGAAGCGAAGGAACTGCTGAAACTGCGTGAAACCGTCACAGGGGTTTATGTACAACGAACGGGCAAACCCTTCTGGGTTCTATCTGGAGATATGGAAAGATATGTTTTTATGTCAGCAACATAA